The Bradyrhizobium diazoefficiens genome contains the following window.
GCGGGATCGGCATCGCCGGAAACGTCGGGCACGCCGCGCCCGACCGAGTGCGATGGTGATTTCGGCACATGGGCGTTGGCCTGGTATTGCGGCCTGGGGAATACAATGCTGACGCCGCCGCCACCCGCGCCATCCTGCGGGCCACCGTTCCAGACCGTTTCGGTGATCGTGCCGTTCGACGCCCTCAGATTGGTGCCGCCACAGGCCAGTGCAAATGGGCTGGAAGCCGGGAAGTCTGCGTGCGGCTTGCCGTCCCAGCCCTGCGCCATGTCCGCCGAGCCTTTGTCGCCGGCGGCGACGCAAACGGTGACGCCCATCGCGGCGGCATCACGGATCGCCTCGTTGAGGCCATCGACGAACTGCTGCGAGCCCGCCGGATCTTCCGGTCCGCCCCAGCTTATCGAGATCACCGAGGGTTTTCGCGCGGTGTCGTGGACCGCGGCCTTCACCGCATCGATGAAGCCGTTGGTGGTGTTGGGCGCGAAATAGACCACGATCCTGGCACCGGGCGCGATCGCGCCGGCGACCTCGATATCGAGCACGACCTCGCCGTCGGCATCGGAATGGCCGGGCTTGTTGGCGCCGCCGTCGACGCTCGCGGGCGCGATCTGCGGCATCGGAATGCCGGCCTTCTTGAAGAAGCTCTTCAGGTCCGAGGTCTTGTAGCCGGCACCGGTGGGATGGCCCTTCTGGTCGATGTCGTTGAGTTCGATGATGGCGATGCACTGGCCTGCGCCGGTCTCGTCACCCGGGAAGTTGTAAAGCTGGGCAATCTGTTCGACCGAGAAGCTGCCGCCCTGCCCCGCGCGCGCCGTCGCGTTTTTTTTCGCCATCGTGCGCCGGAAGTGCGGCTGCGCCACCGGCCGATTGTCCAGGCCGTGCACGCCGACCACGATGCCTTCGAGCTCGGCCGGGATCTGCACATTGCCCTTGCGCATCCGGTACATCGCGCCGTCATGCCGGACCTTGTTGAGCTTGACGCCGAAGGCCGCGCTCATCGCCTTCACAGTCCCGGTGAGCTTCACCGTGCGGGAGGCCAGGTGCACGCTCTTGACGTTGAGCTCGTGGTGATGGGCAAATTCGTCGATCTTGGCGACGTCGGCCGTATCGGCGCCCATCTGCTGGGCGAACTCGGTGCGGGAAAGATAGTCCCGCTCGCGCGGCGGTTGCGCGCCGAGCGCCATCACCTGCGCGTCGTCGGCGCGCTTGGCACGCAGGCGGACGCTGATCTCGATTTCCTGTTTGGGATCGGCCGCGCCGACGAGCTTGGCCCCCTTCGGCAATTTCCGGGCGCTGTTCACCAACGCGACTTTCCTGGTCGAGCTTGCCATGACTTCCTCCGTTTGTGATTGGAAGGCGAATTGTCACATCTCAACTATA
Protein-coding sequences here:
- a CDS encoding protease pro-enzyme activation domain-containing protein; amino-acid sequence: MASSTRKVALVNSARKLPKGAKLVGAADPKQEIEISVRLRAKRADDAQVMALGAQPPRERDYLSRTEFAQQMGADTADVAKIDEFAHHHELNVKSVHLASRTVKLTGTVKAMSAAFGVKLNKVRHDGAMYRMRKGNVQIPAELEGIVVGVHGLDNRPVAQPHFRRTMAKKNATARAGQGGSFSVEQIAQLYNFPGDETGAGQCIAIIELNDIDQKGHPTGAGYKTSDLKSFFKKAGIPMPQIAPASVDGGANKPGHSDADGEVVLDIEVAGAIAPGARIVVYFAPNTTNGFIDAVKAAVHDTARKPSVISISWGGPEDPAGSQQFVDGLNEAIRDAAAMGVTVCVAAGDKGSADMAQGWDGKPHADFPASSPFALACGGTNLRASNGTITETVWNGGPQDGAGGGGVSIVFPRPQYQANAHVPKSPSHSVGRGVPDVSGDADPATGYQIFLNGVMTTIGGTSAVAPLMAGLIARINEATTKKFGKTVGFINPLIYASHAQGVFRDITIGNNDITGSLHGMYKAGPGWDACSGLGVPNGAALQNLLAA